From the Bradyrhizobium ontarionense genome, the window GGAGGCGGTACGCGACAGCGAGGGCCTGCGGCTCACCTTCGGCTTCGGCGAGGTGACGCCGGCGGCGCTGTTCCGCCGCGGCGATACCGTGTGGATGGTGTTCGATTCGACCAAGCCTGTTGACGTCGAGCCGATCCGGGCCAAGGGCGGCGCCATCATCGGCGAGGTCGGCAGGGTGCCGCTCGACAAGGGACAGGCGATCCGCATCCGCCTCAACCGGCCGCAGATGCATTCGCTCGGCAGCGACGATGCGGGCCGCAGCTGGGTGCTGTCGTTCGGCGACAAGGGGCAGGCCGGTCAGCAGCCGCTGATGGTGATGCGCAACGTGACCGATCCCGCGCTTGCCAACGTCGTGGTGCCGCTCGCCAACCCCGGGCCGGGACTGCTGCACCGCCTGACCGATCCCGATGCCGGCGACACGCTGCTGGTGGTGACTGCACCGCCGCCGATCCGCGGCTTCATCAAGCGCCAGGACTTCGTCGACCTGTCCTTGCTCGATTCCGTCCATGGCATCGCGGTGCGTCCGAACTCGGACGATGTCGCCGTCGAGATCGCTCCCGACAAGGTGATCCTGGGACGGCCGGGCGGCCTGACCTTGTCCTCGATCGGCTTCTCGCCGGAGCGCGCGGCCACTGCGGTGCGGCCGATGTTCGACATCGACGAATGGCAGCAGAACCAGACGCTGCCGTTCCTGCCGCGCCAGGACGCGCTGATCAAGGCCTCGGCGAGCGCTGAGCCGGAGCGGCGGGCGCAGGCGCGTCTCGCGCTGGCACGCTTCTACATGGCGCGCGGAATGTATCCGGAGGCGCGCGGCATGACCAACCTGATGATCTCGGACAGTGACCCGCGCACCGACGAGACCGCCATGCTGATGATCCATGCCGTGGCGAGCATCCTGATGGGGCGGCCGGATCAGGGCCTGAAGGATCTCACGAGCCCCACGATCGGCAACAATTTCGACTCGCAGATGTGGAAGGGCCTGGCCTATGCGCGCCAGGGCAAGTTCGCCGATGCGCGCGAGAAGCTGAAGAACGTCGAGTTCGCCATCGCCTCGCTGCCGCTCGATCTGCAGCGTGTCGTGATCGCGGACGCGATGAAGTCGGCGCTCGAGATCAAGGATTTTGCCGGCGCCGCCAAGCGGCGCGCCGAGCTGGACGTCATCGGCGTCCCGCCCGACATGAAGCCCGACGTCGCCGTGCTGCGCGGCCGGCTTGCCGAAGCGATGGCGCAGGAGAAGGATGCGCTCGACGAGTATCGCTCCGCCATCAACTCCAATGACCGCCTGGCCGCCGCGGAAGCCAAGCTGTTGGAGATCAAGCTGTTGCAGAAGCGCGGCGAGATCAAGCCGGCCGACGCGCTGAAGGAACTGGAGACCCTGCAGGCGATCTGGCGCGGCGACGCCATCGAGGTGCAGACGCTGCAGATGATGTCGCAGATGTACAATGAGAGCGGACGCTATGCGGATTCGCTCGAGGCCGCACGCACCGCGACCCGCCTGATGCCCAACTCCGACATGGCGCGACAGGCCCAGGATGCCGCATCGGCGCTGTTCTCGCAGCTGTTCCTGGGCGGCAAAGCCGACGACCTGCCGCCGGTCGATGCGCTCAGCATCTTCTACGGCTATCGCGAATTGACCCCGATCGGACGGCGCGGCGACGAGATGATCCGCAAGCTGGCCGACCGGCTGGTCGGCATCGACCTGCTCGATCAGGCCGCCGAGCTCCTGCAGTACCAGGTGGATCACCGCCTGGAAGGGGCGGCGCGGGCCCAGGTCGCATCGCGTCTCGCCATGGTCTATCTCACCAATCGCAAGCCCGACCGTGCCCTCGAAGCGCTGCGCACGACCCGCATCGCCGACCTCGCCGGCGAATTGCGCCAGCAGCGGCTGCTGTTGGAAGCGCGCGCCAACAGCGACGTCGGCCGTCACGATCTCGCGCTCGACATCATCACCAACATCATCGGCCGCGAGGCGATCCGGCTGCGCTCCGACATCTACTGGGCGTCGCGGCGCTGGCGCGAGGCGTCCGAGCAGATCGAGCTCTATTACGGCGACCGCTGGCGCGATTTCCGGCCGCTCAATCCGTCCGAGCGCGGCGACATCCTGCGCGCCGTGGTCGGCTATGCGCTGGCGGAGGATGTCATCGGTCTGGCCAGGTTCCGCGAGAAATACGCGCCGCTGATGACCGGCGAGGCCGACAAGATCGCCTTCGACGTCGCCAGCAAGCCGGCGACCGGCTCCAGCGCCGAATTCGCCCAGATCGCCAAGATGGCGGCCAGCGTCGATACGCTCGACGGCTTCCTGCGCGACATGCGGGCGCGCTTCCCGGACGCCACCGGCAAAGCCCCCGAAGGCGGCAAGGACGCGGCGAAGGTCGAACCGGACACGACGGGCGGCCTGCCGCGCATCAAGGGCGTCAAGCAGGCGACCGCGGGCCGTTGACGTCGCCGGCGCCGCCGCGCTGCCGCCACCGACGTGGTGCGATCCTCCCGATCCTCTCGACAGCTGCGACGCAAAGCGGCACCTTGCGCGCGATCAAGGCGCACGGACGTGGAACGAGCTTGATCAGCCCAGTTCCATAACCGAGCCAGACGCGGACAGCCGGAGGATACGACCCAGATGACGAAGCCGACCAAGACCGAAGCCGAGCTCATCGCGATGGCCACGGCGGAGCTGAAGGCGCATGCCGATTGTCCCGACGGGATGGCGATCTCGGTGCTGCGCTGGGGCAACAAATGGGAGTTCCGCGCCAAGGCCGATCCCGGCACGGCGACGCGGCCGGGCTATCCCGAATGCGTGGCGATGCTGGTGCAGATCGGCGACCATCTCAGCAAGCAGTACGACGTCGCGGGCTGAGGCCGCGCGCGACGGCGCCGTGGGCCTCATGATCCTGCGATGAAATCCCGGATCACCGCGAACGCACGCTCCGGCTGATCGGGCACGACGCCATGGCCGCAATCGGCGAAGCGCTCGAAGCGCACGATGTCACTGCGCAGCGCCGCGGCGATGTCGGCCTGGCTCTCGATCGGCGTCATCGGATCGTCCTCGCCGCCCATCACCAAAGTGGGGCAGGCGATGCGATGCAGATCCGGCAGCAGATCGAACGAGGTCACCTCGCCGCCCGGCCGGGTGAACCATTGCAGCACCTCGGGCCGGAGCAGCGTGCGCGCCACCATGTCGGGATCGCGCCGCTTGCGCGTGTAGAGCGGCAGCGCCAGCCTTTTCCAGGCCTCGACCGACGCCTGGTCCTTGTGTCCACCGGCTTCGAGGAAGCGGCGGCGCGCCAGCGCGCCGACCTCCGGTCCGCCGAACTTCTCGAACAGCGCCACGCGCCGCTCCAGATAGGAGCTGCCCTTGGCCTCGGTCGAAATCAGGATCAGCTTGGCCGGGTGCTCCGGGTGCCGCGTCGCATAGGACATCGCGACGAAGCCGCCGAACGATACGCCGAGCACGATCGGGTCGACGATACCGATGATGTCGCAGAACGCCCTGACATCGTCGCCCCATTGCGCCAACGTCCAGCTTTCCCGTGGACCATCCTCGCTGCGGCCGTTGCCGCGATGGTCGAGGTAGACGAGCTGGGCGATGTCGGCGAGCGCGGAGTAGGCGGGCTTGTAGCTGGTGTGGTCGAAGCCCGGGCCGCCATGCAGGAGTAGCACCGTCGGCTTCTGCCGCATCGCCGGACCATCGGCCACGAGCGATGCGCCCTCGACGTCGAAGAACAGCCTGACCCCGTTGACGAGCACGTGCATGCGAGCCTCCGCGACTTATGCGGGTGACCCTATACCGTCGTGGGCCGGCACTGAAGTCCCGCCGGCAGCCTACCCGCCGTAGCTCTGTACCAGGCTGCCGGCCACCAGCGACCAGCCGTCGACCAGCACGAAGAAGATCAGCTTGAACGGCAGCGACACCACCACGGGCGGCAGCATCATCATGCCCATCGACATCAGCACGGAGGCGACCACGAGGTCGATGATCAGGAACGGCAGGAACAAGAGGAAGCCGATCTCGAAGGCGCGCTTGAGTTCCGAGATCATGAAGGCCGGCACCAGGATGCGCAGCGACAGGTCGTCGGGCGTAGCCGGCGGCGCCTCGCCCGAGAGGTCCAGGAACAGCTTCAGATCCTTCTCGCGCACGTTCTTCTGCATGAAGCCGCGCAGCGGCACCGAGGCGCGTTGCAGCGCGTCCTCGACGCCGATCTGGTTCTCGATCAGCGGGCGGATGCCATCGTCGTAGGACTTCTGCAGCACCGGTCCCATCACGAAGGCGGTCAGGAACATCGCGAGCGCGATGATGACCGAGTTGGGCGGGGCGGTTGCCGTGCCCATCGCGGTCCGCAGCAGCGACAGCACGACGACGATGCGCGTGAACGACGTCATCATGATCAGGATCGACGGTGCGATCGAGAGCACCGTGAGCAGCGCGATCAGCTGGACCGCACGCTCGGTGACGCCGCCATTGCCCGCTCCGAGATTGATGCTGATGTCCTGGGCAGCCGCGCTCCCCGCCAGAGAACTGCCGGCGATCAGGACAGCGGGGACAACAACTCTACGCGGAAAGAAAGCCGGTCTCACTGAGAGGACTTCGGACGGCCCAACAGCGAAGCCATCTCGTCTTCCAGATTCTCGAAGTTCGTCTTGATCGGCGCCGCGGGCGGCGGCGGCAGTTCGTTGCGGGCGGCTGCACGGAGCGGCCCGGCCGCAGCAGCAGCCGGCGGCTCGGCCGACGGCCGCCGCAAGGCCGCCTCGAGACGCTGCGCCATCTCGGCGAGGTTGGCCTCGGCGCTCTGCTCCGGGGGCGCGGGAGGGGGCGGCGGTGGAGGCGGGGGCATCACTGCAACCGGCGGGAGCGGCGGAGGCGGTGGCGCGGCCGCCCGCTCGGCCCGTTCAGCGCGCTCGGCGCGTTCAGCGGCGCGCGCCGATGGCAGCCCGGGGCCCTCCGGCGGACGCGGGGCGTCGGCCTGCCGCTGGGGGGCGGCCGGCCGCAGCGGGCGCGGAATTCCCGGCTCGCCGCGCGGCAGCCGCTCGGGGCGCTGTTCGTCGCCGCGCGCTTCCGCCCGACCTTCTCCACGCGGATCCTGGCGCAACTCGGCGCGGCGAGGCGGCAGCGGCGACTCAGGTGGGAACGCCGGTGGCGGCTCACGGCGCTCCGCCGGGACGGGCGCGGCGCGGCGGACCTCATCGATGAAGGACGGGCGCTGCGGACGCGACGGCAGCTCCGGCATCTGCGGTTCGGGATGTTCGGCAGTTTCAGTCTTCGGCTCGTTGTCGGTCCACGACGTCGTCTCCGGCAACGGCGCGATGCGCGCCGCAGGCGGCTCGGCATTGATGCCGGGACGCTGCGGCAACTGCTCGCGCGCCGGCATGGCGCGCACGATGTTCGATTCGACCACGATGTCGGTCGGCCCGCCGATCATCAGCAGGTGCTCGATGTTGTCACGACGCACCAGCACGAGCCGGCGGCGGCCGTCCACGGCGGCAGCGTCGATCACGGCGAGCCGGGGCATCCGGCCGCGATTCGGATTGGTGCCCAGGCGATTGCCGGCGAATCGACGAACCAGCCACGCGGCAAGGCCGATCAGTGCCAGCACGGCTACGAATGCAAAGAAGAACGTCAGCGCCTGCATCTCTATCCCCGGCAAATACCGCGTCCTTTCGAAGCTTACCCTTTGTTCAATGCATCCGCCGCAGCGAACAGGGCCTTCAGGCGCGGAACCACCTGTTAACGCATAACGGCAGGAACTGCCGCCCGGTATCTTAATAACCCATGAATCGGCCGGGCCAAAACGACTTCTTGGCGAGCCGAGCCGTCCCGAATTGATGCATGGATGCACTGCGCGATGCGCAGATTCCTAAGAAAGTGTCAAAACCCCGGGATAATCCCGGGGTGCAATGCGCAACTTCTTAACTCCCCGTTAACCATATGCACGGCAATTTCTACCTACCCAAAGTCGTCCGGTAGCCGGACAGAAAGGAGCGGCGCAATGGCCATCAACGATCTGCCGGTGTTGTCGGCGCTGCGTACCAAGATGCAGTGGCACCAGGAGCGCCAGCGCGTCCTGTCCGAGAACGTATCCAATTCGGACACGCCGAACTTCAAGCCGCGCGATCTCGTCGAGCCGAAGTTCGATTCGGCCGGCCAGGCCGTCGGCGGCTTCGCGCCCGTAGCGCTGGTGCGGACCAGCGCTGCGCACATCGCGCCGTCGGCGGGCGAGAGCACGAGCTTCGACCAGAACCGCAAGGTCGGCTTCCTGACGCGGCCGGCCGGCAACGCCGTCAGTCTCGAAGAGGAAATGCTGAAGGTCTCCGCCAACCAGATGGACTATGCCGCCGCGACGTCGCTCTACGGCAAGAGCCTGCATCTGTTGAAGACGGCGATCGGCAAGGGCTGAGCCCGCTAAGGACGGAGACGAACGAGCATGGCAAACGACTCCAGCGACTTCATGCGCTCGATGAGCATCGCGACCTCGGGTCTGCGGGCGCAGGCCGGGCGGATGCGCGTCATTTCAGAAAACATCGCCAACGCCGATTCGACCGCCGCCAGCGCCGGTGGTGATCCGTATCGCCGCAAGGTTCCGACATTCACCTCGGCGCTCGACCGCGCGCTCGACGCCAAGGTGGTGGCCCTGGGAAGGGTCGCGCCCGATCAATCTTCGTTCCGCGTCAAGTACGATCCGAGTAACCCGGCCGCGGATGCGTCCGGCAATGTCAAGTATCCCAACGTCAATCCGCTCATCGAAATGACCGATATGCGCGACGCACAGCGGTCCTACGAGGCGAATTTGAACATCATCGGCGCCACGCGCCGCATGATCCAGCGCACACTCGACATTCTCAAGACCTAGGACAGGAACGAAAGTCATGGCCTCCCCAATTTCCGCAGCGAATGCCTATGCGAACTCCGCCCGCGTGCTCGACACCGGCGGCTCGAGCAATGCCTTCGGCAGTCTTGGGCGCGTGCGCGACGTGCTCGGCAACGGCACCGGCGCCGACAAGGGCGGTCCGTCGTTCAGCGCGGTGCTGAAGGATGCGATCGGCAGCGTCATGGAGACCGGACGCAAGTCCGACACCCAGGCGGTCGCGATGGCTGCGGGCAAGGCGAACGTGATGGATGTGGTCACGGCGGTCGCCGAAACCGACGTCGCCGTGTCGACACTGGTTTCGGTGCGGGACCGCGTGATCCAGGCCTATGAAGACGTGATGAAGATGACGATCTGAGCTCGCTTCGGAAGCGTAGGACGTGATGCGCCGGCGGCGTATCGCGCACATGACCTGCCGGGGCCGGATGTGCCGGAGCCGCGTGCAATGAAGGGCGCCCGACCAGGCGTCGACTGAGGATTGAGGGGCGACGGGACATGACGGGAGCTGAAACGCTCGATGTGGCGCGGGACGCAATCTGGACCATCGTGATAGTCTCTTCGCCATTGATGGTGGTCGGTCTCGTCGTCGGCGTGGTCGTGTCGTTGTTCCAGGCGCTGACGCAGATCCAGGAGCAGACGCTGGTGTTCGTGCCGAAGATCATCGCGATCTTCGTGACGCTGCTGCTGGCGCTGCCGTTCATGGCCGACGCGCTGCATTCGCACATGATGCGGATCTCGTCGCGAATCATCGGCGGATGAGGCAATGTCCGGCGCGGCGGTGCTCTCCTGCGTTCCGGATTCGCGACCGGTCGTGAGGTGCGGTGCGGGGGGCGCCGCCGCCTTCGATCGGGCGCGGCTCCAGTGTTCGCGAGCCGTCTCTTCGCAGACCACCCTTTCGCAGGCCACCTCTTCGCAGATCGGCGTGCTGCACCAGCATGCGGTCGTCAGGGCCGGGACCGCGGACGATGCGCATCGATATCTCGTTCCTTCCGGCGCTGGCGGCGGTGTTCATGCTGGTCTTCGCGCGTATCGGCGCGATGGTGATGCTGCTGCCGGGCCTCGGCGAGGTCAACATTCCCGTCCGCATCAAGCTCGCCACCGCGCTGCTGCTCACGATGATCGTGCTGCCGCTGCACCGTCAGGCCTATCAGGTCGACCTGCAGTCGCTGGCGCCGCTGCTGGTGATGATGATACACGAGATCGTGATCGGCATCGTGCTCGGCGCGACCGCGCGCGTGACGCTGTCGGCGCTGCAGGTCGCCGGCGCCGTGATCGCGCAGCAGATGGGGCTCGGCTTCGTCACGGCGGTCGATCCGACGCAAGGCCAGCAGGGCGTGCTGATCGGCAACTTCCTCACCATGCTCGGGGTGACCTTGCTGTTCTCGACCGACAGCCATCACCTCGTGATCGCGGCGCTCAGCGACAGCTACAAGATCTTCGCGCCCGGCGAGCTGATTCCGAGCGGCGACGTCGCCTCGCTCGCAACCAAGGCCTTTGCCGCCGCCTTCAAGATCGGCCTGCAGCTCTCGGCGCCGTTCCTGGTGTTCGGGCTGGTCTTCAACATCGGGCTCGGCGTGCTGGCGCGGCTGATGCCGCAGATGCAGGTCTATTTCGTCGGAGCGCCGCTCTCCATCCTGATCGGCTTCCTGATCTTCGCGCTGGTGCTGACCGCGATGATGGGAACGTTCCTCGGCTATTTCGAAGGCGTCATTCACGACTTGACGCCGCGGTGAGGGGCCCGACCGATGGCCGATGAGGGCGATTCCGAAGACAAAACAGAAGACCCGACGCAAAAACGCCTCGACCAGGCGCTCGAGCGCGGCGACGTGGTCAAGAGCCAGGAGCTCAACACCTGGTTCGTGATTGCCGCCGCGACGCTGGTGATGTCGACCTTCTCGAGTTCGATCGGCACCGCGGTGCTGGTGCCGCTGCGTAATCTGATCGCCAATTCCTGGATGATCCATACCGACGGCGCGGGCCTGATGGCGCTGGCGCGCAGCCTGTCGTTCGTCGTGATCGCGGCGATCGGGGTTCCGATCCTGAT encodes:
- a CDS encoding tetratricopeptide repeat protein; the protein is MPRTTPVGLWPQARARMRTGLTLLSAIVIGLVLSTAAAGAAPVPGEASLSAQNGYARLVLKFAEDVGADVTTAGSILLIRFDRPANVLIDRWVDAAPDYISSARGDPDGSALRLSLSRKVRVNTMTAGERVFIDLLPDSWTGAPPPLPAEVVRELAERARVAERALRLQRAETESKKRPPIRVRALVQPTFVRFVFEIPDGVGISSVLNEQKLSLFFTAPLSFDLADAKIAAPPNVAAINQRLDGSKTIVELGLIGEVDVHAFRDEKNYNIDVAYMQPDKKVSAVTPDALPGAKAAAAEKSNGERANGDKPNGDKPKPAAQAEIVPPTSETIAKEMKAEAKPAPAMAAPATEAAAEPARPAAAATPAPAVKAEAGSEAAKPDIARPDTAKPEATTSEPAKAEPAKMDAAKAETTPDIAKPDAARQDAAKPVQKAAEKPADGAATLEAVRDSEGLRLTFGFGEVTPAALFRRGDTVWMVFDSTKPVDVEPIRAKGGAIIGEVGRVPLDKGQAIRIRLNRPQMHSLGSDDAGRSWVLSFGDKGQAGQQPLMVMRNVTDPALANVVVPLANPGPGLLHRLTDPDAGDTLLVVTAPPPIRGFIKRQDFVDLSLLDSVHGIAVRPNSDDVAVEIAPDKVILGRPGGLTLSSIGFSPERAATAVRPMFDIDEWQQNQTLPFLPRQDALIKASASAEPERRAQARLALARFYMARGMYPEARGMTNLMISDSDPRTDETAMLMIHAVASILMGRPDQGLKDLTSPTIGNNFDSQMWKGLAYARQGKFADAREKLKNVEFAIASLPLDLQRVVIADAMKSALEIKDFAGAAKRRAELDVIGVPPDMKPDVAVLRGRLAEAMAQEKDALDEYRSAINSNDRLAAAEAKLLEIKLLQKRGEIKPADALKELETLQAIWRGDAIEVQTLQMMSQMYNESGRYADSLEAARTATRLMPNSDMARQAQDAASALFSQLFLGGKADDLPPVDALSIFYGYRELTPIGRRGDEMIRKLADRLVGIDLLDQAAELLQYQVDHRLEGAARAQVASRLAMVYLTNRKPDRALEALRTTRIADLAGELRQQRLLLEARANSDVGRHDLALDIITNIIGREAIRLRSDIYWASRRWREASEQIELYYGDRWRDFRPLNPSERGDILRAVVGYALAEDVIGLARFREKYAPLMTGEADKIAFDVASKPATGSSAEFAQIAKMAASVDTLDGFLRDMRARFPDATGKAPEGGKDAAKVEPDTTGGLPRIKGVKQATAGR
- a CDS encoding alpha/beta fold hydrolase; translation: MHVLVNGVRLFFDVEGASLVADGPAMRQKPTVLLLHGGPGFDHTSYKPAYSALADIAQLVYLDHRGNGRSEDGPRESWTLAQWGDDVRAFCDIIGIVDPIVLGVSFGGFVAMSYATRHPEHPAKLILISTEAKGSSYLERRVALFEKFGGPEVGALARRRFLEAGGHKDQASVEAWKRLALPLYTRKRRDPDMVARTLLRPEVLQWFTRPGGEVTSFDLLPDLHRIACPTLVMGGEDDPMTPIESQADIAAALRSDIVRFERFADCGHGVVPDQPERAFAVIRDFIAGS
- the fliP gene encoding flagellar type III secretion system pore protein FliP (The bacterial flagellar biogenesis protein FliP forms a type III secretion system (T3SS)-type pore required for flagellar assembly.); protein product: MRPAFFPRRVVVPAVLIAGSSLAGSAAAQDISINLGAGNGGVTERAVQLIALLTVLSIAPSILIMMTSFTRIVVVLSLLRTAMGTATAPPNSVIIALAMFLTAFVMGPVLQKSYDDGIRPLIENQIGVEDALQRASVPLRGFMQKNVREKDLKLFLDLSGEAPPATPDDLSLRILVPAFMISELKRAFEIGFLLFLPFLIIDLVVASVLMSMGMMMLPPVVVSLPFKLIFFVLVDGWSLVAGSLVQSYGG
- a CDS encoding flagellar biosynthetic protein FliO, whose translation is MQALTFFFAFVAVLALIGLAAWLVRRFAGNRLGTNPNRGRMPRLAVIDAAAVDGRRRLVLVRRDNIEHLLMIGGPTDIVVESNIVRAMPAREQLPQRPGINAEPPAARIAPLPETTSWTDNEPKTETAEHPEPQMPELPSRPQRPSFIDEVRRAAPVPAERREPPPAFPPESPLPPRRAELRQDPRGEGRAEARGDEQRPERLPRGEPGIPRPLRPAAPQRQADAPRPPEGPGLPSARAAERAERAERAERAAAPPPPPLPPVAVMPPPPPPPPPAPPEQSAEANLAEMAQRLEAALRRPSAEPPAAAAAGPLRAAARNELPPPPAAPIKTNFENLEDEMASLLGRPKSSQ
- the flgB gene encoding flagellar basal body rod protein FlgB, producing the protein MAINDLPVLSALRTKMQWHQERQRVLSENVSNSDTPNFKPRDLVEPKFDSAGQAVGGFAPVALVRTSAAHIAPSAGESTSFDQNRKVGFLTRPAGNAVSLEEEMLKVSANQMDYAAATSLYGKSLHLLKTAIGKG
- the flgC gene encoding flagellar basal body rod protein FlgC, which codes for MANDSSDFMRSMSIATSGLRAQAGRMRVISENIANADSTAASAGGDPYRRKVPTFTSALDRALDAKVVALGRVAPDQSSFRVKYDPSNPAADASGNVKYPNVNPLIEMTDMRDAQRSYEANLNIIGATRRMIQRTLDILKT
- the fliE gene encoding flagellar hook-basal body complex protein FliE, with product MASPISAANAYANSARVLDTGGSSNAFGSLGRVRDVLGNGTGADKGGPSFSAVLKDAIGSVMETGRKSDTQAVAMAAGKANVMDVVTAVAETDVAVSTLVSVRDRVIQAYEDVMKMTI
- the fliQ gene encoding flagellar biosynthesis protein FliQ — encoded protein: MTGAETLDVARDAIWTIVIVSSPLMVVGLVVGVVVSLFQALTQIQEQTLVFVPKIIAIFVTLLLALPFMADALHSHMMRISSRIIGG
- the fliR gene encoding flagellar biosynthetic protein FliR — its product is MRIDISFLPALAAVFMLVFARIGAMVMLLPGLGEVNIPVRIKLATALLLTMIVLPLHRQAYQVDLQSLAPLLVMMIHEIVIGIVLGATARVTLSALQVAGAVIAQQMGLGFVTAVDPTQGQQGVLIGNFLTMLGVTLLFSTDSHHLVIAALSDSYKIFAPGELIPSGDVASLATKAFAAAFKIGLQLSAPFLVFGLVFNIGLGVLARLMPQMQVYFVGAPLSILIGFLIFALVLTAMMGTFLGYFEGVIHDLTPR